The Ramlibacter pinisoli genome segment CTGTCGTCTTTTCATTCGCAAGGAGTCGTCCCGATGATCTCGAAGAAGGTTCGTGGCTGGGCAATGACCGCCGCGCTCGTGCTGGGGCTGGCCGGCGGTGCCGCCGCCCAGGGTAGTCCCACCAAGGTGCGCTACGAGGAGGTGGTGCGCTCCGTGCTGTACCTGCCCGCCTACGTCGCCCTCAGCCAGGGCTACTTCAAGGACGCCGGCCTGGACGTTTCCATGAAGACGTCGCAGGGCACGGACAAGGGCATGGCGGCACTGCTGTCGGGCAGCGCGGACATCGTCCTGATCGGCCCGGAGGCCTCCATCTACGTCGCCAACAGCGAGTCGCCCGTGAAGCCGAAGATCTTCGCCGGCCTGACGGCCACCGACGGCTTCCTGCTGGTCGCTCGCACGAAGCCGGCCGGCGCCTTCGACTGGAAGCAGGTCAAGGGCAAGAGCGTGATGGCGTTCCGCCCGGGCTCCAATCCCGACGTGTTCCTGCAGACGGCCATGCGCAAGCACGGCATCGACCCCAAGGCCGACGTCAAGATCGTCAACAACATCGGTCCGGCCGCGCGCACCGGCGCCTGGATGGCCGGCCAGGCCGACTTCGGCATCTTCCTCGAGCCGGAAGCGACCATGATGGAAAAGAACGGCCAGGGCTTCGTGGTCGCTTCCGTCGGCCGCGAAGTGGGCCCGGTCGACTACACCGTCTTCACAGCCACGGACGCCTTCCTGAAGCAGAACCCCGGCGTGGCGCAGGCCTGGACCCAGGCCATCGTGCGCGCGCAGAAGCATGTCGCCACGGCGGCGCCGGCGCAGCTGGCCGGGCAGATCGCTTCCTTCTTCCCCGGCATGAGCGAGGCCGAACTGGTCGCCGCCGTGGAACGCTACCGCGGCATCGGGCTGTGGAAGGTCGACCCGGTCGTGGAACGCCGCGCCATCGAGAGCCTGCAGGACATGCTGGTCGCCAGTGGCGTGCTCGACGCCGCCAAGCGCGTGCGCTACGAGGCCGTGGTGGTCAACGACTTCGCCAGCAAGGCGGTCCGCTGATGTCCGCCGTGCTACAGGAATCGGCGCTTCCGCTCGCGCCGCGCGTGGCCCTGCGCGACGTGTCGCTGCGCTACTTCACCGCAGCCGGCGAGACGCAGGCCCTCGATCGCATCAGCCTGGAGGTGGGCGCCGGCGAATTCGTGAGCCTGATCGGCCAGTCCGGTTGCGGCAAGAGCACGCTGCTGTCGCTGGTCGCGGGCATCCTGCCACCGTCCTCGGGCGAGGTCCGTGTCGACGGAGTCCCGGTGCAGGGACCCTCCCCGCGCGTGGGCTACATGCTGCAGCAGGACTACCTGTTCGAATGGCGCACGATCCTGGACAACGCGCTGCTCGGTGCACAGATCCAGCAGCGTGACCTGAAGCAGGCCCGCGAGCGGGCCATCCACCTGCTGCACAAGTGCGGCATGGGGGCCTTCCTGCACCATTACCCGCGCCAGCTGTCCGGCGGCATGCGCCAGCGTGTCGCCCTGGCGCGCACGCTGGTCACCGAGCCCGACGTCGTGCTGCTCGACGAGCCGTTCTCGGCGCTCGACTCGCAGACCCGGCTGGCCATCGCGGACGAAGTGGTGGACGTGCTGCGCAGCGAGGGCAAATCAGTGCTCCTGGTCACCCACGACATCGGCGAGGCGATCGCCATGACCGACCGCGTGGTGGTGCTGTCGCGCCGGCCCGGACGCATCAAGAGCGAATTCAGCATGACGTTCGGCGGCGGCAAGCGGCCGACGCCGATGCAGGCCCGCGCACGCCCCGAATTCAACGACTATTTCCGCACGCTCTGGGA includes the following:
- a CDS encoding ABC transporter substrate-binding protein, with the protein product MISKKVRGWAMTAALVLGLAGGAAAQGSPTKVRYEEVVRSVLYLPAYVALSQGYFKDAGLDVSMKTSQGTDKGMAALLSGSADIVLIGPEASIYVANSESPVKPKIFAGLTATDGFLLVARTKPAGAFDWKQVKGKSVMAFRPGSNPDVFLQTAMRKHGIDPKADVKIVNNIGPAARTGAWMAGQADFGIFLEPEATMMEKNGQGFVVASVGREVGPVDYTVFTATDAFLKQNPGVAQAWTQAIVRAQKHVATAAPAQLAGQIASFFPGMSEAELVAAVERYRGIGLWKVDPVVERRAIESLQDMLVASGVLDAAKRVRYEAVVVNDFASKAVR
- a CDS encoding ABC transporter ATP-binding protein — protein: MSAVLQESALPLAPRVALRDVSLRYFTAAGETQALDRISLEVGAGEFVSLIGQSGCGKSTLLSLVAGILPPSSGEVRVDGVPVQGPSPRVGYMLQQDYLFEWRTILDNALLGAQIQQRDLKQARERAIHLLHKCGMGAFLHHYPRQLSGGMRQRVALARTLVTEPDVVLLDEPFSALDSQTRLAIADEVVDVLRSEGKSVLLVTHDIGEAIAMTDRVVVLSRRPGRIKSEFSMTFGGGKRPTPMQARARPEFNDYFRTLWDELDVHVEG